In one window of Mercenaria mercenaria strain notata unplaced genomic scaffold, MADL_Memer_1 contig_1425, whole genome shotgun sequence DNA:
- the LOC123559614 gene encoding uncharacterized protein LOC123559614, with product MAKTDVSAERTSMRKTGGGPPRPEMSQTSQTVASLYESSASFHGVCSDADTLINVSGCTDVDIGQQVVDHLDLLSWDQQDTETETSESADTTTRNIFSVAAALCNINQPTGTEAARQADTMPEGVSIQPDYPEDSCVPCANRSTVTTQKQSSSTSYQQKKSSNHKRTLKDLQTVYFEKQIDLAEAQMECFNKISKLADVSIEKFK from the exons ATGGCGAAAACAGATGTGTCAGCAGAGAGGACCAGTATGAGGAAGACTGGAGGAGGCCCGCCACGGCCGGAGATGTCACAGACTTCTCAGACTGTGGCGAGCCTGTACGAGAGCTCAGCATCTTTTCATGGTGTGTGTTCAGATGCTGACACACTCATCAATGTTTCTG GCTGCACAGATGTCGATATAGGACAGCAGGTTGTAGACCATCTAGATCTGCTCAGCTGGGACCAGCAGGACACAGAGACAGAGACCAGCGAGAGTGCGGATACAACTACCAGGAATATATTCTCCGTAGCTG CTGCTTTGTGCAACATCAACCAGCCAACAGGGACAGAAGCAGCGAGGCAGGCGGATACTATGCCAGAGGGAGTCAGTATCCAACCTGACTATCCAGAGGATTCTTGTGTACCATGCGCAAACCGTTCTA CTGTCACCACACAGAAGCAATCATCGAGCACAAGTTATCAGCAAAAGAAAAGCAGTAATCACAAAAG AACACTGAAGGACCTCCAAACGGTGTACTTTGAAAAACAGATTGATCTAGCCGAGGCACAGATGGAATGCTTCAACAAGATTTCAAAGCTAGCCGATGTTTCAATCGAGAAattcaaataa
- the LOC123560875 gene encoding putative nuclease HARBI1, with amino-acid sequence HGNKLITLRFLATGNFMQVIGDTFGVDISTVSRVVRDVTDVLFGLKDQFIKFPVTDHDRRRIMSGFYAIRGFPSVIGCIDGTHVKIISPGYPDEAAFVNRKHQHSINVQATCDHKGMFTSINACWPGSCHDSHILRVSNVGRYLEAHHQDPERGYLLGDSGYPCRPFLLTPFLQPGNETEERYNRAHISTPNLVERTFGVWKRTFHVLHGEIRMKPQRVTRVIVACAVLHNLRLQWGEPEVEEAGDLDQPPADIFNGRMDRRGVRDHVARAYFQNQ; translated from the exons CACGGCAACAAATTGATAACATTGAGATTTCTTGCTACAGGTAATTTCATGCAGGTTATCGGCGACACCTTTGGCGTAGACATTTCTACCGTCTCCCGGGTCGTGAGAGACGTTACCGACGTACTATTTGGACTGAAAGACCAATTTATCAAGTTTCCTGTGACGGACCACGACCGAAGACGGATCATGAGTGGATTTTACGCCATTCGTGGGTTCCCATCTGTAATTGGTTGTATTGACGGGACCCATGTTAAAATAATTTCGCCTGGTTATCCAGATGAGGCTGCATTTGTTAACAGAaaacaccaacacagtataaatgtCCAGGCGACCTGCGATCACAAAG GGATGTTCACAAGCATCAATGCCTGTTGGCCTGGAAGCTGCCATGACAGCCACATCTTACGAGTTTCTAATGTAGGCCGGTACCTTGAAGCTCATCACCAAG ATCCAGAGCGCGGATATTTGTTGGGGGATAGTGGCTACCCCTGTCGGCCATTTCTGCTTACGCCTTTCTTGCAGCCTG GGAATGAAACAGAGGAGAGGTACAACCGGGCGCACATCTCCACACCGAATTTGGTTGAAAGGACATTTGGTGTATGGAAGAGGACATTCCATGTTTTACATGGGGAA ataCGCATGAAGCCTCAGAGGGTGACACGTGTAATCGTGGCGTGTGCTGTCCTCCATAATCTGAGGCTGCAGTGGGGTGAACCAGAGGTGGAAGAAGCCGGTGATCTGGATCAGCCTCCCGCCGACATCTTTAATGGCCGAATGGATCGGCGAGGAGTTCGAGACCATGTGGCTCGTGCTTATTTTCAGAATCAGTAA